A window from Candidatus Delongbacteria bacterium encodes these proteins:
- a CDS encoding sulfide/dihydroorotate dehydrogenase-like FAD/NAD-binding protein codes for MNKILRKRILSPGVKDLLVETPRIARKRQAGQFVMLRVSETGERIPLTIADADPEAGWIRLIFQEVGHSTLELGRLEVGDSILDLAGPLGRPTHVENKGTVVCVGGGIGTAPVHPIACAMKAAGNRVISILGARTAELLIMEEEMGATSDELLICTDDGSKGRQGFVTNVLQDLIERGETIHEVVAIGPVVMMRAVSEVTRAHGISTVVSLNATMVDGTGMCGGCRVTVNGRSRFVCVDGPEFDGHAVDFAELQQRQRAYLTQERQALEADHVCHIGRDQPFSGRSE; via the coding sequence ATGAACAAAATTCTACGCAAACGGATCCTCTCTCCCGGCGTGAAGGACCTGCTGGTGGAGACCCCGCGCATCGCCCGCAAGCGCCAGGCCGGCCAGTTCGTCATGCTGCGGGTCAGCGAGACGGGGGAGCGCATTCCGCTCACCATCGCCGACGCCGATCCGGAGGCGGGCTGGATCCGCCTGATCTTCCAGGAAGTCGGCCACTCCACTCTGGAGCTCGGCCGCCTGGAGGTGGGGGACTCCATCCTCGACCTGGCCGGGCCGCTGGGTCGCCCCACCCACGTCGAGAACAAGGGCACGGTGGTCTGCGTGGGTGGCGGCATCGGCACGGCGCCGGTCCATCCCATCGCCTGCGCCATGAAGGCCGCGGGCAACCGCGTGATCTCGATCCTCGGCGCTCGCACGGCCGAGCTGCTGATCATGGAAGAGGAGATGGGCGCCACCAGCGACGAGTTGCTGATCTGCACGGACGACGGCAGCAAGGGCCGCCAGGGCTTTGTCACCAACGTGCTGCAGGATCTCATCGAGCGCGGCGAGACGATCCACGAGGTGGTGGCCATCGGTCCGGTGGTGATGATGCGCGCGGTGAGCGAGGTCACCCGCGCCCACGGCATCTCCACGGTGGTCAGCCTCAACGCCACCATGGTGGACGGCACGGGCATGTGCGGCGGCTGCCGCGTGACGGTGAACGGCCGCAGCCGCTTCGTCTGCGTGGACGGCCCGGAATTCGACGGCCACGCGGTGGATTTCGCCGAGCTGCAGCAGCGCCAGCGCGCCTACCTGACCCAGGAACGCCAGGCCCTCGAGGCGGACCACGTCTGCCACATCGGCCGCGACCAGCCTTTCTCCGGGAGGAGTGAATGA
- the gltA gene encoding NADPH-dependent glutamate synthase, translating to MSSYAPLPKARPGTVTRVPMPEQDPAVRARNFLEVPVGYTPEMAMVEASRCLECKDPSCVQGCPVGIDIRGFVVKIRQGDFQGAIDLIKHDNALPAVCGRVCPQETQCEQVCVVGRKHTPVAIGRLERFAADWEREQGEVKAPALAASTGKRIAVVGSGPAGLTVAGELALRGHSVTIFEALHKPGGVLMYGIPEFRLPKGIVEAEVDYVRKLGVEIIYNAVIGKMITVQELLEEEGFHAVFLGLGAGLPYFMNIPGENLNGVYSANEYLTRVNLMKAYDFPRNDTPVRPGQRVAVFGGGNVAMDAARTALRMGAAEVSVIYRRSMEEMPARREEIHHAEEEGIHMRLLCNPVNILGDGQGNVSGVTCLRMELGEPDASGRRRPVPVEGSEFVVEADTVVVSIGNGANPLLTEVTPELKLNKWGNIVAEDGTGRTSMPGVYAGGDIVIGAATVILAMGAGKSAALAIHEDLMGKEESAA from the coding sequence ATGAGTTCCTACGCCCCCCTGCCCAAGGCCCGGCCGGGCACCGTGACGCGGGTTCCCATGCCCGAGCAGGATCCCGCCGTGCGCGCCCGCAACTTCCTGGAAGTGCCCGTGGGCTACACGCCGGAGATGGCCATGGTGGAAGCCAGCCGCTGCCTGGAGTGCAAGGATCCCTCCTGCGTCCAGGGCTGCCCGGTGGGCATCGACATCCGCGGTTTCGTGGTGAAGATCCGCCAGGGCGACTTCCAGGGCGCCATCGACCTGATCAAGCACGACAACGCCCTGCCCGCCGTCTGCGGCCGGGTCTGCCCGCAGGAGACCCAGTGCGAGCAGGTCTGCGTGGTGGGACGCAAGCACACGCCCGTGGCCATCGGCCGGCTGGAGCGCTTCGCGGCGGACTGGGAGCGCGAGCAGGGCGAGGTCAAGGCCCCGGCGCTGGCGGCCTCCACGGGCAAGCGCATCGCCGTGGTGGGCAGCGGGCCGGCCGGGCTGACCGTGGCCGGCGAGCTGGCCCTGCGCGGCCATTCGGTGACCATCTTCGAGGCGCTGCACAAGCCCGGCGGCGTGCTGATGTACGGCATCCCCGAATTCCGCCTGCCCAAGGGCATCGTGGAGGCCGAGGTGGACTATGTGCGCAAACTGGGCGTGGAGATCATCTACAACGCCGTGATCGGCAAGATGATCACCGTCCAGGAGCTGCTGGAGGAGGAGGGCTTCCATGCCGTCTTCCTGGGCCTGGGCGCCGGCCTGCCCTACTTCATGAACATCCCCGGGGAGAACCTCAACGGCGTCTACAGCGCCAACGAGTACCTCACCCGCGTCAACCTGATGAAGGCCTATGATTTCCCCCGCAACGACACGCCCGTCCGGCCCGGCCAGCGGGTGGCCGTCTTCGGCGGCGGCAACGTGGCCATGGACGCGGCCCGCACCGCGCTGCGGATGGGCGCCGCGGAGGTGAGCGTCATCTACCGGCGCTCGATGGAGGAGATGCCCGCCCGGCGCGAGGAGATCCACCATGCCGAGGAGGAGGGCATCCACATGCGCCTGCTCTGCAACCCGGTCAACATCCTGGGGGACGGCCAGGGCAACGTGAGCGGCGTGACCTGCCTGCGGATGGAGTTGGGCGAGCCCGACGCCAGCGGACGGCGCCGGCCGGTGCCCGTGGAGGGCAGCGAGTTCGTGGTGGAGGCGGACACGGTGGTGGTCAGCATCGGCAACGGGGCCAACCCGCTGCTCACCGAGGTCACGCCGGAGCTGAAGCTCAACAAGTGGGGCAACATCGTGGCCGAGGACGGCACGGGCCGCACGAGCATGCCCGGCGTCTACGCCGGCGGCGACATCGTGATCGGCGCGGCCACGGTGATCCTGGCCATGGGCGCGGGCAAGAGCGCGGCGCTGGCCATCCACGAGGATCTGATGGGCAAAGAGGAGTCCGCCGCCTGA
- a CDS encoding ferritin family protein: MQFAHAEEALNFAIKREIEAARFYTQLSVKMQKREMRDALLEMAEEEKSHRDRLIAVRDQGGFEEAPADSFADLKISDYVEMPEITTDLDYAQALIVAMKREAAARELYLELARVAPGESLRALFLRLAEEEGLHKRRFEAEYDERVLEGN; encoded by the coding sequence ATGCAATTCGCCCACGCCGAAGAGGCGCTGAACTTCGCCATCAAGCGCGAGATCGAGGCGGCGCGCTTCTACACCCAGCTCTCGGTGAAAATGCAGAAGCGCGAGATGCGCGACGCCCTGCTGGAGATGGCCGAGGAGGAGAAGAGCCACCGCGACCGGCTGATCGCCGTGCGCGACCAGGGCGGCTTCGAGGAGGCTCCGGCGGATTCCTTCGCGGACCTGAAGATCTCCGATTACGTGGAGATGCCGGAGATCACCACCGACCTGGACTACGCCCAGGCCCTGATCGTGGCCATGAAGCGCGAGGCGGCGGCCCGCGAGCTCTACCTGGAGCTGGCCCGCGTGGCGCCCGGCGAATCCCTGCGCGCGCTCTTCCTGCGGCTGGCCGAGGAGGAGGGCCTGCACAAGCGGCGCTTCGAGGCCGAGTACGACGAGCGCGTGCTGGAAGGCAACTGA
- a CDS encoding ATP-binding protein, with translation MATLLEQLAALQELELRSEGLAQRQERFSRRELDLVLGLARELNTCTTPGEALHFLLHQAIRLAGAQRGAIVELDEQAEGGLRFTLGADRDGFPLARPETQVSHSIIHLVLESGQPLRSSNLSQLEELAQARSVIDLDLKSSLCAPLRRHGRVFGALYVDSSSTTLYSEHMLVLLDGFCELCSLTLTQLQLRRSEQAQQQRFDHFERLHLHIVDSLPNALALYDDQLRLHFANLTFRRELGSLSLVQPDAGSPLGWRFENTFARFLATLGERQEHTADWSVDGRRLRCRPFPLAPEEGGDAVWGLILTDVTTEVRMQQELLESEKFAMMSRTAGSIAHEIRNALAPLHGHVQLARLTLQERPSVLDDLDPDLQVVEEMAGRIERIVRTLSDLSRPPQRQLGEVDLNALAAGTVTLLKDMGGKIKHFDLSVGGPEPDQDDRAGLRIRLDAMPRLPKLLADQEQLQQMLLNLLINAAHAVEAVGGGWVQCRTRVVGDQLLLTVEDTGCGMDEQVLARLWEPYYTTKGEGGSGLGMPLVRQVVEAHQGLIQVQSKPGVGTTFRILFPVANPRQPA, from the coding sequence ATGGCCACACTGCTGGAACAGTTGGCCGCGCTGCAGGAGCTTGAGCTCAGAAGCGAGGGATTGGCCCAACGCCAGGAACGTTTCTCCCGCCGGGAGTTGGACCTGGTGCTGGGACTGGCCCGGGAGCTCAACACCTGCACCACCCCGGGCGAAGCCCTGCATTTTCTGCTCCACCAAGCCATCCGGCTGGCGGGCGCCCAGCGCGGCGCCATCGTGGAGCTGGACGAACAGGCCGAGGGCGGCCTGCGCTTCACGCTGGGAGCGGACCGCGACGGCTTCCCCCTGGCGCGGCCGGAGACCCAGGTCTCCCACTCCATCATCCACCTGGTGCTGGAGAGCGGCCAGCCCCTGCGCAGCTCCAATCTCTCCCAGCTCGAGGAGCTGGCCCAGGCCCGCTCGGTGATCGACCTGGACCTGAAGAGCAGCCTCTGCGCGCCCCTCCGCCGCCACGGCCGGGTCTTCGGCGCGCTCTACGTGGACAGCTCCAGCACCACGCTCTACAGCGAGCACATGCTGGTCCTGCTGGACGGCTTCTGCGAACTGTGCTCGCTGACGCTGACCCAGCTGCAACTGCGCCGCTCGGAGCAGGCCCAGCAGCAGCGCTTCGACCATTTCGAGCGCCTGCACCTGCACATCGTGGACTCGCTGCCCAACGCGCTGGCGCTCTACGACGACCAGCTGCGCCTGCACTTCGCCAACCTGACCTTCCGGCGCGAGTTGGGCTCGCTCTCCCTCGTCCAGCCGGACGCAGGGTCCCCGCTGGGCTGGCGCTTCGAGAACACCTTCGCCCGCTTCCTGGCGACGCTGGGCGAGCGGCAGGAGCACACGGCGGACTGGTCCGTGGACGGCCGCCGGCTGCGCTGCCGTCCCTTTCCCCTGGCGCCGGAAGAAGGCGGCGACGCGGTCTGGGGCCTGATCCTCACCGACGTCACCACCGAGGTGCGCATGCAGCAGGAGCTGCTGGAGAGCGAGAAGTTCGCCATGATGAGCCGCACGGCGGGCTCCATCGCCCACGAAATCCGCAACGCGCTGGCGCCCCTGCACGGCCACGTGCAGCTGGCCCGCCTGACCCTGCAGGAGCGGCCCTCCGTCCTGGACGACCTGGATCCCGATCTGCAGGTGGTGGAGGAGATGGCCGGCCGCATCGAGCGCATCGTGCGCACGCTCTCCGATCTCTCCCGTCCGCCCCAACGCCAGTTGGGCGAGGTGGACCTGAACGCGCTGGCCGCGGGCACCGTCACCCTGCTCAAGGACATGGGGGGAAAGATCAAGCACTTCGATCTCTCCGTGGGCGGACCGGAACCCGACCAGGACGACCGTGCCGGCCTGCGCATCCGCCTGGACGCCATGCCGCGCCTGCCCAAGTTGCTGGCCGACCAGGAGCAGTTGCAGCAGATGCTGCTCAACCTGTTGATCAACGCGGCGCACGCCGTGGAGGCGGTGGGCGGCGGCTGGGTGCAGTGCCGCACGCGTGTGGTAGGCGACCAGCTGCTGCTGACGGTGGAGGACACGGGCTGCGGGATGGACGAACAAGTGCTGGCGCGCCTCTGGGAGCCCTACTACACGACCAAGGGCGAGGGCGGATCGGGGCTGGGCATGCCCCTGGTCCGGCAGGTGGTGGAGGCGCACCAGGGCCTGATCCAGGTCCAGAGCAAACCCGGCGTGGGCACCACCTTCCGCATCCTCTTCCCCGTGGCCAACCCGCGCCAGCCGGCCTGA
- a CDS encoding protein kinase: protein MTPHPAADSLRFTELRPQGEGASARVSCALDRWTGREVVLKEARALGQGGHGFLKEARLLQMLRAPVFPELVEFDPGGDQHPARLVLEKRPGPALSELTDSPAWALAAGEADWIAVQVLQGLSELAEHGWIHGDLGPANLLLDGSRASLLDLGLARSTHDRHRARSGTLSVMPPEILSDGLPHPRSDIFSLGALLFQLLSGASPFPENPDEAVGAILAGRLRPAGRAATHPLFPFILRCLHTEPGRRPAPREALAELAAALPAARTALLLPRRGPGNWEAGLLEDVVTRLAAGACVRLHSGSAGPWRARLNQLQVEVSARRGPLLGIQRAEGESLLDWLARRVDHPGRLQHYPELAGALERRRGGRDLLRLVLGFLDDQLGRPRQGLCWLTRPGDPDAARLDDLVALCGRQGRPLLILELDTAPADALRLEAPGRDTWQGWLRRPAPGIELSEAAAAALDALTGGQSEHIPPLVARCISEERLLCRNGLWELSPLGLPAQGARGAADLDALAGPVRRALLRACAWLEPAPAGAWRSHVLQGRERELESLEGAGWLRDRGDGQREPQAGVRELLGLARLQPEHLEILHELWKLPEPPAELCLLHLGRCELGLVDPLVARDVLLAAPGLVDPARRVRLIEELLPSLARGEVGELETLLATGLLAQGRPAEARRLLRGLLRRARGGSVLPLINRLAFVYSLLGRNRLALRLLQRARELATEPLDRLLLRVTALDPLLRSGQHARAAAELEACLPDLRDCDPAAGPQQAHALNSAGAAAFQLGRTEDAAHLWTQLDRAGRQLLQVQQRVWLANNLGILHLQAGRIEQARGELEQAGREAALYHLERYELMARVNLALAQLRRGAADQAVRELEPALQQARDLQEPVTELAVLDHLGESWAALGDLEGAERVWREELARAVELDSPQDELDPLVQLLRLDLDLGLAPRGDLLARFQEVAARHDTPPARQWRLFRDLLDTLAPERGKGPGPGVDWPADLAPALRLQAAGREVPRGELLHALLELDPRLDGVRVALAMLEHRLAWLADWSTPLREEREMHRLQQIRLLGLEGELAARRENWPEAGQRLGRAVRLLHGMAQDLSPAWQARLRESPWLERLLERSEECLLRVTELERRDHGHTAGTVGRAAGA from the coding sequence ATGACCCCCCATCCGGCAGCCGATTCCCTGCGCTTCACGGAGCTGCGCCCCCAGGGCGAGGGCGCCAGCGCGCGGGTCAGCTGCGCGCTGGACCGCTGGACGGGCCGCGAGGTCGTGCTCAAGGAGGCCCGCGCGCTGGGCCAGGGCGGCCACGGCTTCCTGAAGGAGGCGCGGCTGCTGCAGATGCTGCGCGCCCCGGTCTTCCCCGAGCTGGTGGAGTTCGATCCCGGCGGCGATCAGCACCCCGCCCGCCTGGTGTTGGAGAAACGCCCGGGACCGGCCCTCTCGGAGCTGACGGACTCCCCGGCCTGGGCCCTGGCCGCCGGCGAGGCGGATTGGATCGCCGTCCAGGTGCTGCAGGGGCTGTCCGAACTGGCCGAACACGGCTGGATCCACGGCGACCTCGGTCCGGCCAACCTGCTGCTGGACGGCAGCCGGGCCAGCCTGCTGGATCTGGGACTGGCGCGCTCCACGCACGACCGCCACCGGGCCCGCTCGGGCACGCTCAGCGTGATGCCGCCGGAGATCCTCAGCGACGGGCTGCCCCATCCGCGCTCGGACATCTTCTCGCTGGGCGCCCTGCTCTTCCAGCTGCTCAGCGGCGCCTCGCCCTTCCCGGAGAATCCCGACGAGGCCGTGGGCGCCATCCTGGCCGGCCGCTTGCGACCGGCCGGCCGCGCGGCCACGCACCCGCTCTTCCCCTTCATCCTGCGCTGCCTGCACACGGAACCCGGCCGGCGCCCCGCCCCGCGGGAGGCCCTGGCCGAGCTGGCGGCCGCCCTGCCCGCCGCCCGGACGGCCCTGCTGCTGCCCCGCCGCGGCCCGGGCAACTGGGAGGCCGGCCTGCTGGAAGACGTGGTCACCCGGCTCGCCGCCGGCGCCTGCGTGCGCCTGCACAGCGGCAGCGCGGGTCCTTGGCGCGCCCGGCTGAACCAGCTGCAGGTGGAGGTCTCCGCCCGGCGCGGTCCGCTGCTCGGCATCCAGCGCGCCGAAGGGGAGTCGCTGCTGGACTGGCTGGCCCGCCGCGTGGACCATCCCGGCCGTCTGCAGCACTACCCGGAACTGGCCGGCGCCCTGGAGCGCCGCCGGGGCGGGCGGGACCTGCTGCGCCTGGTGCTGGGCTTCCTGGACGACCAGCTGGGCCGGCCCCGCCAGGGCCTGTGCTGGCTGACCCGACCCGGCGATCCCGACGCGGCCCGGCTGGACGATCTCGTCGCCCTCTGCGGGCGGCAGGGCCGTCCGCTGCTGATTCTGGAACTGGACACTGCTCCGGCGGACGCCCTGCGGCTGGAAGCCCCCGGCCGGGACACCTGGCAGGGCTGGCTGCGCCGGCCGGCCCCGGGCATCGAACTGAGCGAAGCGGCCGCCGCGGCCCTGGACGCCCTCACCGGCGGGCAGAGCGAGCACATCCCGCCGCTGGTGGCCCGCTGCATCAGCGAAGAGCGCCTGCTGTGCCGGAACGGGCTCTGGGAATTGAGTCCGCTGGGCCTGCCCGCCCAGGGAGCCCGCGGGGCCGCGGATCTGGACGCCCTCGCCGGACCGGTCCGCCGGGCGCTGCTGCGGGCCTGCGCCTGGCTGGAGCCCGCGCCGGCTGGGGCCTGGCGCTCCCACGTCCTCCAGGGCCGCGAGCGCGAGTTGGAGAGCCTGGAGGGCGCCGGCTGGCTGCGCGACCGGGGCGACGGCCAACGGGAGCCGCAGGCCGGCGTGCGCGAGCTGCTGGGGCTGGCCCGTCTGCAACCCGAGCACCTGGAGATCCTGCACGAGCTCTGGAAGCTCCCCGAGCCGCCGGCCGAGCTCTGCCTCCTGCACCTGGGCCGCTGCGAACTGGGGCTGGTCGATCCGCTGGTGGCGCGCGACGTGCTGTTGGCGGCCCCCGGTCTGGTGGATCCCGCGCGCCGGGTCCGGTTGATCGAGGAGCTGCTGCCCTCCCTGGCGCGGGGCGAAGTGGGCGAACTGGAAACCCTCTTGGCCACGGGCCTGCTGGCCCAGGGGCGCCCGGCGGAGGCCCGGCGCCTGCTGCGCGGCCTGTTGCGCCGCGCCCGGGGCGGGTCCGTGCTGCCGCTGATAAACCGCTTGGCCTTCGTCTACAGCCTGCTGGGCCGCAATCGGCTGGCCCTGCGCCTGCTGCAGCGGGCCCGGGAACTCGCCACCGAACCCCTGGACCGCCTGCTGCTGCGGGTGACGGCGCTGGATCCGCTGCTGCGCAGCGGCCAGCACGCCCGGGCCGCCGCGGAACTGGAGGCCTGCCTGCCCGATCTGCGGGACTGCGATCCGGCCGCCGGACCCCAGCAGGCCCACGCGCTCAATTCCGCCGGGGCCGCGGCCTTCCAACTGGGACGAACGGAGGACGCCGCGCACCTCTGGACGCAACTGGACCGGGCGGGCCGGCAGCTGCTCCAGGTCCAGCAGCGGGTCTGGCTGGCCAACAACCTGGGCATCCTGCACCTGCAGGCCGGGCGGATCGAACAGGCCCGCGGGGAACTGGAGCAGGCCGGACGCGAGGCCGCGCTCTACCACTTGGAACGCTACGAACTGATGGCCCGGGTCAACCTGGCGCTGGCCCAGCTGCGGCGCGGCGCGGCGGACCAGGCCGTGCGCGAGCTGGAGCCGGCCCTGCAGCAGGCCCGCGACCTGCAGGAGCCGGTGACGGAACTGGCGGTGCTGGACCACCTGGGGGAATCCTGGGCGGCCCTGGGCGACCTGGAGGGCGCCGAGCGCGTCTGGCGCGAGGAACTGGCCCGGGCCGTGGAGCTGGACAGTCCCCAGGACGAGCTGGACCCGCTGGTCCAGCTGCTGCGGCTGGATCTGGACCTGGGGCTGGCGCCGCGCGGCGACCTGCTGGCGCGCTTCCAGGAGGTGGCTGCCCGCCACGACACGCCCCCGGCCCGGCAGTGGCGCCTGTTCCGCGACCTGCTGGACACCTTGGCCCCGGAGCGCGGCAAGGGCCCGGGTCCCGGAGTCGACTGGCCGGCGGATCTCGCCCCCGCGCTGCGCCTGCAGGCCGCCGGCCGCGAGGTGCCCCGGGGCGAGCTGCTGCACGCGCTGCTGGAGCTGGATCCGCGCCTGGATGGCGTCCGCGTGGCCCTGGCCATGCTGGAGCACCGCTTGGCCTGGCTGGCCGACTGGTCCACGCCCCTGCGCGAGGAGCGCGAGATGCACCGCCTGCAACAGATCCGCCTGCTGGGCCTGGAGGGCGAGCTGGCCGCGCGACGCGAGAACTGGCCCGAGGCGGGCCAGCGGCTGGGCCGCGCCGTCCGCCTGCTGCACGGCATGGCCCAGGACCTGTCCCCCGCCTGGCAGGCCCGGTTGCGGGAGTCGCCCTGGCTGGAGCGCCTGCTGGAGCGGTCCGAGGAATGTCTGCTTCGAGTGACCGAACTGGAGAGGAGAGACCATGGCCACACTGCTGGAACAGTTGGCCGCGCTGCAGGAGCTTGA
- a CDS encoding PP2C family serine/threonine-protein phosphatase, producing the protein MRNSTEDWAAGEERAGRLACAICDGMGGMRHGDRAARAVADRFLTLCLHDERSLSAAWPPSSQRVQLELAVVMARLQAELRERRVATTFTGLALTGLRGRLYHVGDSRAYLLRGGGARQLSRDHRVSADQPQLLSQALGSPQHDRLECLDLELEPGDRLLLCSDGFTQTGLESADLPRLLAADEADARVPELLLEEALRRGAEDNLSLVWIIPEAAA; encoded by the coding sequence GTGCGCAACTCCACTGAGGACTGGGCCGCCGGCGAGGAGCGGGCGGGCCGGCTGGCCTGCGCCATCTGCGACGGGATGGGTGGCATGCGGCACGGCGACCGGGCCGCCCGGGCCGTGGCCGACCGCTTCCTGACCCTCTGTCTGCACGACGAGCGCAGCCTGAGCGCCGCCTGGCCGCCCAGCTCCCAGCGCGTGCAGCTGGAACTGGCGGTGGTGATGGCCCGCCTGCAGGCCGAACTGCGCGAGCGCCGGGTGGCCACCACCTTCACGGGTCTGGCGCTGACCGGGCTGCGCGGACGGCTCTACCACGTGGGGGACAGCCGGGCCTACCTGCTGCGCGGCGGCGGCGCGCGCCAGCTCAGTCGCGACCACCGGGTGAGCGCGGACCAGCCCCAACTGCTCAGCCAGGCCCTGGGCTCGCCCCAGCACGACCGGCTGGAGTGCCTGGACCTGGAGTTGGAGCCCGGCGACCGCCTCCTGCTCTGCAGCGACGGCTTCACCCAGACGGGGCTGGAATCGGCGGATTTGCCGCGCCTGCTGGCCGCGGACGAGGCGGACGCCCGGGTGCCGGAGTTGTTGCTGGAGGAGGCCCTGCGGCGCGGCGCGGAGGACAACCTGAGTCTGGTCTGGATCATTCCCGAGGCGGCGGCATGA